A stretch of Paenibacillus peoriae DNA encodes these proteins:
- the disA gene encoding DNA integrity scanning diadenylate cyclase DisA translates to MKEASQLDKMNDLLRLVAPGTPFRDGLENVLRAKTGALLVVGYSPEVMEVVDGGFSINCDFSPNYLYELAKMDGAIILSEDLKRILYANTQLIPDSSISSIETGIRHRTAERVAKQTGKLVVSISQRRNIITLYQGTLRYALKEIGVILTKANQAIQTLEKYRSVLGQASTNLTASEFEELVTMPEVVNVIQRIEMVLRIKMEIKRFINELGNEGRLISMQMEELVSNIEEEAWLLYKDYAKDDSDEKIREIILGLKRSTDDELLDVNHIVRLLGYPSSAATSEEYIAARGYRVLNKIPRLPNVIIHNLVERFGRFPHVITATIEELDEVDGIGEVRARTIKEGLKRLQEQVFIDRQM, encoded by the coding sequence ATGAAAGAAGCGAGCCAACTGGATAAAATGAACGATTTGCTGCGGCTTGTGGCACCGGGAACTCCCTTTCGCGACGGGTTGGAAAACGTTTTGCGTGCCAAAACGGGTGCTCTTCTGGTCGTTGGCTATAGCCCAGAAGTTATGGAAGTCGTGGATGGCGGTTTCTCCATCAATTGTGATTTTTCACCGAACTATTTATATGAGTTGGCTAAAATGGACGGCGCAATCATATTAAGCGAGGATTTAAAACGAATTTTATATGCCAATACGCAACTGATTCCGGACTCCTCCATTTCTTCAATTGAAACAGGAATTCGGCACCGGACAGCAGAACGAGTTGCAAAGCAGACTGGCAAATTAGTTGTGTCTATTTCCCAGCGGCGTAATATTATTACCTTGTATCAGGGGACATTACGGTATGCGCTCAAGGAAATCGGGGTTATTTTAACGAAAGCCAATCAGGCTATTCAGACGTTAGAAAAATATAGATCTGTGTTGGGGCAAGCCTCTACGAATTTGACAGCATCTGAATTTGAAGAGCTGGTTACCATGCCGGAGGTCGTTAATGTCATCCAACGGATCGAAATGGTGCTGCGCATCAAAATGGAGATCAAACGATTTATTAACGAGCTCGGAAATGAGGGCCGTCTAATTAGTATGCAGATGGAAGAGCTTGTCAGCAATATTGAGGAAGAAGCATGGTTGTTGTATAAGGATTATGCCAAAGACGATAGCGACGAAAAGATTCGTGAAATTATATTGGGACTCAAACGTTCTACGGACGACGAATTGTTGGATGTGAATCATATTGTACGTTTACTAGGCTACCCTTCTTCAGCTGCGACATCAGAGGAGTATATTGCTGCACGCGGCTATCGGGTACTGAACAAGATACCGCGTTTACCGAATGTGATTATTCATAATCTGGTAGAGCGGTTTGGACGTTTTCCACATGTCATCACAGCAACGATAGAAGAACTGGATGAAGTGGATGGTATTGGAGAGGTTCGTGCGCGTACGATTAAAGAAGGTCTTAAACGTTTGCAGGAACAAGTTTTCATTGACAGGCAAATGTAA
- the radA gene encoding DNA repair protein RadA: MAKVKTKFSCTECGYESPKWYGKCPGCQAWNSMVEETESVVKTQGMGSSLLTHSTKDKPLPIIEVESGKEARILTGIGELNRVLGGGVVPGSLVLVGGDPGIGKSTLMLQTSNELALTGLKVLYVSGEESVRQTKLRADRLGALSPSLYVLCETNLETIEEAVDSLKPEFLVIDSIQTVYLPEVTSAPGSVAQVRECTSRFMRIAKGLGIATVLVGHVTKEGAIAGPRLLEHMVDCVLYFEGERHHTYRLLRAVKNRFGSTNEIGIFEMAESGLREVSNPSELFLSERPLGVAGSTVVASMEGTRPVLVELQALIAATHFPSPRRMGTGVDHHRMGLIIAVLEKRMGMFLQNQDAYLNVAGGVKLDEPAVDLAIAVSIASSFRDAPTKPYDVIFGEVGLTGEVRAVSRAEQRVREAEKLGFKRVIMPEKSLKGWTHPKGIQIIGVGTVADALAAALD, translated from the coding sequence ATGGCTAAAGTGAAAACTAAGTTTTCCTGTACGGAATGTGGTTATGAATCGCCCAAATGGTACGGAAAATGTCCTGGATGCCAGGCATGGAATTCCATGGTCGAAGAAACAGAAAGCGTTGTAAAAACTCAAGGAATGGGGTCTTCCCTTCTTACTCATAGCACAAAAGACAAGCCACTCCCTATTATAGAGGTGGAGAGCGGTAAAGAAGCACGAATTTTGACGGGAATTGGCGAATTGAATCGAGTACTCGGTGGAGGTGTGGTGCCGGGTTCACTCGTTTTGGTGGGCGGTGATCCGGGAATCGGTAAATCTACGCTTATGCTGCAAACATCTAATGAGCTGGCTTTAACTGGTTTAAAGGTGCTGTACGTGTCTGGTGAGGAATCTGTCCGTCAAACGAAACTACGTGCAGATCGACTCGGTGCCTTGTCCCCCAGCCTATACGTATTATGTGAGACGAATTTGGAGACGATTGAAGAAGCGGTGGACAGCTTGAAGCCGGAATTTTTGGTCATCGACTCGATACAGACTGTATATTTGCCTGAGGTGACGAGTGCACCAGGTAGTGTGGCTCAGGTGCGAGAGTGTACTTCACGCTTTATGCGAATTGCCAAGGGGCTAGGTATTGCTACGGTATTGGTAGGACATGTGACCAAGGAAGGGGCCATTGCAGGTCCGCGTTTGTTGGAACATATGGTTGATTGTGTACTTTATTTTGAAGGAGAGCGTCACCATACGTATCGGCTTTTGCGTGCAGTTAAAAATCGTTTTGGTTCTACAAATGAAATTGGTATTTTTGAAATGGCTGAAAGCGGTTTGCGTGAGGTTTCGAATCCTTCTGAACTATTCCTGTCTGAACGGCCACTGGGGGTGGCAGGTTCTACTGTTGTAGCCAGTATGGAAGGAACCCGACCTGTATTGGTTGAACTGCAAGCATTGATTGCAGCTACACATTTTCCATCTCCACGCCGAATGGGCACAGGAGTCGACCATCATCGAATGGGATTAATCATAGCCGTGCTAGAAAAGCGGATGGGCATGTTTTTGCAAAACCAGGACGCTTATCTCAACGTAGCCGGAGGCGTGAAGTTGGATGAACCGGCGGTGGATTTGGCTATAGCTGTGAGCATTGCTTCCAGCTTTAGGGATGCTCCTACAAAGCCGTATGATGTGATTTTTGGCGAGGTGGGACTGACAGGTGAGGTGCGCGCGGTATCCCGAGCAGAACAGCGAGTACGAGAAGCGGAGAAACTAGGTTTCAAACGGGTGATCATGCCGGAGAAAAGCTTGAAGGGTTGGACACATCCGAAAGGGATACAAATTATAGGAGTAGGAACGGTGGCAGATGCACTAGCAGCCGCATTAGATTAG
- the clpC gene encoding ATP-dependent protease ATP-binding subunit ClpC, translated as MMFGRFTERAQKVLALAQEEAVRLGHNNIGTEHILLGLIREGEGIAAKALIGLGLGLEKIQDEVETLIGRGQEQPTNIAYTPRAKKVIELSMDEARKLGHTYVGTEHILLGLIREGEGVAARVLNNLGISLNKARQQVLQLLGSSEAVSSHHGAPANVSTPTLDSLARDLTASAKENNLDPVIGRSKEIERVIQVLSRRTKNNPVLIGEPGVGKTAIAEGLAQKIIANEIPETLRDKRVMTLDMGSVVAGTKYRGEFEDRLKKIMDEIRQAGNIVLFIDELHTLIGAGGAEGAIDASNILKPALARGELQCIGATTLDEYRKYIEKDAALERRFQPITVDQPSPEEAIQILYGLRDRYEAHHRVKITDEAIEAAVKLSDRYITDRFLPDKAIDLIDEAGSKVRLNSYTVPPNLKQLENRLEDIRKEKDSAVQSQEFEKAAALRDTEQKIREELDVTKNQWKEQQGRTDSEVTPEDIAQVVAIWTGVPVSKLKEEETHRLLNMEELLHERVIGQDEAVKAVSRAIRRARAGLKDPKRPIGSFIFLGPTGVGKTELARALAESMFGDENAVIRIDMSEYMEKHSTSRLVGAPPGYVGYEEGGQLTEKVRRKPYSVVLLDEIEKAHPEVFNILLQVLEDGRLTDSKGRVVDFRNTLIILTSNVGAQAIKRNSTLGFTAVVDAGADYDNMKGKVMDELKKSFRPEFLNRIDEIIVFHSLEEKHIAEIVSLMSEELRKRLNEYEVDFELTDNAKKFLAKEGFDPAYGARPLRRAIQKHIEDRLSEELLTGNITKGDSLFIDEENGALTVTKKDNVSAKS; from the coding sequence ATGATGTTTGGAAGATTTACGGAACGTGCACAGAAAGTGCTTGCTTTGGCTCAGGAAGAAGCAGTTCGATTGGGACACAACAACATTGGTACAGAGCACATTTTGCTAGGCCTCATTCGTGAAGGTGAAGGAATAGCAGCGAAAGCCTTAATCGGTTTGGGCCTGGGACTGGAAAAAATCCAGGATGAAGTGGAAACGTTGATTGGACGCGGTCAAGAGCAACCGACGAACATTGCCTATACTCCACGTGCCAAAAAAGTCATCGAACTGTCTATGGATGAAGCCCGCAAACTGGGCCATACCTATGTAGGTACAGAACATATTTTGCTGGGTCTTATTCGTGAAGGCGAAGGCGTAGCAGCACGGGTACTGAATAACCTGGGCATCAGTCTGAACAAAGCGCGTCAGCAAGTGCTTCAATTGCTCGGCAGCAGCGAGGCTGTTTCCAGCCATCACGGTGCTCCAGCTAATGTCAGCACGCCAACCCTGGACAGTCTGGCACGCGATCTGACGGCATCTGCGAAGGAAAACAACCTGGACCCTGTTATTGGGCGTAGCAAGGAAATTGAACGCGTAATTCAGGTGCTCAGCCGCCGTACAAAGAACAATCCGGTTCTGATTGGTGAGCCTGGGGTAGGTAAAACGGCGATTGCCGAAGGATTGGCTCAAAAAATCATAGCGAATGAGATTCCCGAAACGTTGCGCGACAAGCGCGTAATGACACTGGATATGGGCTCTGTGGTAGCAGGCACCAAGTATCGTGGCGAATTCGAGGATCGTTTGAAAAAGATTATGGACGAGATTCGTCAAGCGGGTAATATCGTGTTGTTCATTGACGAGCTGCATACGCTGATTGGTGCTGGTGGAGCGGAAGGCGCAATTGATGCGTCCAACATCCTGAAACCTGCTCTGGCACGTGGCGAGCTGCAATGCATCGGTGCGACCACGCTGGATGAATACCGCAAATATATTGAGAAAGATGCTGCTTTGGAGCGTCGCTTTCAACCCATTACAGTGGATCAACCTTCTCCAGAAGAGGCGATTCAAATTCTGTATGGTCTGCGTGACCGTTACGAAGCGCATCACCGTGTAAAGATCACAGATGAAGCTATTGAAGCGGCCGTAAAATTGTCAGATCGTTATATCACCGACCGCTTCCTTCCAGATAAGGCTATTGATCTTATTGATGAAGCGGGCTCCAAAGTAAGGCTGAATTCTTACACTGTACCGCCAAACCTGAAACAGCTGGAAAACCGTCTGGAAGATATCCGGAAGGAAAAGGATTCAGCGGTACAAAGTCAGGAGTTTGAAAAAGCGGCAGCCCTGCGCGATACAGAGCAAAAAATCCGCGAAGAGCTAGACGTGACGAAAAACCAATGGAAAGAACAACAGGGGCGTACAGATTCTGAAGTTACCCCAGAGGATATCGCTCAAGTCGTTGCAATCTGGACAGGTGTTCCAGTCAGCAAGCTGAAAGAGGAAGAAACACACCGCTTGTTGAATATGGAAGAGTTGCTGCATGAGCGGGTAATTGGACAGGACGAAGCAGTTAAGGCAGTAAGCCGGGCGATTCGCCGGGCACGTGCCGGACTGAAAGATCCGAAGCGTCCAATTGGGTCCTTTATTTTCCTCGGTCCAACTGGGGTTGGCAAAACAGAGTTGGCACGCGCCTTGGCTGAATCCATGTTTGGAGATGAAAATGCGGTTATCCGTATTGATATGTCTGAATATATGGAGAAACACTCAACGTCTCGTCTGGTAGGAGCGCCTCCAGGGTACGTTGGATATGAGGAAGGCGGTCAACTGACCGAGAAGGTACGTCGTAAGCCTTACTCTGTTGTATTGCTGGATGAAATTGAAAAAGCACACCCAGAAGTATTCAATATTCTTCTGCAAGTACTGGAAGATGGTCGTCTGACAGATTCCAAAGGTCGTGTCGTTGATTTCCGTAATACACTCATCATCCTAACATCAAATGTTGGTGCACAGGCGATTAAACGTAACTCCACGCTTGGTTTTACAGCTGTAGTGGACGCTGGAGCGGATTACGATAATATGAAGGGCAAAGTGATGGATGAATTGAAGAAAAGTTTCCGTCCTGAGTTCTTGAACCGGATTGATGAAATTATCGTTTTCCATTCTCTCGAAGAAAAACATATTGCTGAAATTGTGTCACTCATGTCTGAGGAGCTGCGTAAGCGCCTGAATGAGTATGAAGTGGACTTCGAGTTGACAGACAATGCTAAAAAATTCCTTGCCAAGGAAGGCTTTGATCCAGCGTATGGTGCGCGTCCATTGCGTCGTGCAATCCAGAAGCATATTGAAGATCGCCTGTCCGAGGAACTATTGACTGGCAACATCACTAAAGGTGACTCTCTTTTCATTGATGAGGAGAACGGTGCATTGACTGTAACGAAAAAGGATAATGTATCTGCCAAGTCCTAA
- a CDS encoding protein arginine kinase — MPNIRFTEKPLSDWMRGDAADSEIVISSRVRIARNLQHLPFPMLATNQQSAEALQRLTDILQYDDLGGFGTFHTLKISELDEIDKQVLVEKHLISPNLANESRNGAVLISDDESVSVMINEEDHLRIQCLYPGCQVREAWERAMVIDDAFEAHVDYAFDDRRGFLTSCPTNVGTGMRASVMMHLPALVMTHQINRILSAVSQVGLTVRGIYGEGSEAVGNLFQVSNQITLGQTEAEIIENLHGVVLQIIEHERSARERLMNESMLRITDRVMRSFGILSYAAVLDSKEAAQRLSDVRLGVDLGILERPSTAAMNELNVMTQPGFLQKSFGDKMNTEERDMYRAKLIRQKLGTTL, encoded by the coding sequence ATGCCCAATATTCGGTTTACGGAGAAGCCGCTAAGTGACTGGATGCGTGGTGATGCTGCGGATTCGGAGATTGTCATTAGCAGCCGGGTAAGAATTGCGCGTAACTTGCAGCATCTGCCTTTTCCCATGCTTGCTACCAATCAGCAGTCGGCAGAAGCACTTCAGCGCTTGACGGATATCCTTCAGTATGATGATTTAGGCGGTTTTGGTACTTTTCATACGTTGAAAATATCCGAGTTGGATGAGATCGACAAGCAGGTGCTGGTTGAGAAGCATTTGATTAGTCCTAATTTGGCGAACGAATCTCGTAACGGTGCTGTCTTAATTAGCGATGATGAATCGGTTAGTGTTATGATAAACGAAGAGGATCATCTGCGTATCCAGTGCTTATATCCGGGATGTCAGGTTAGAGAAGCTTGGGAACGCGCTATGGTTATTGATGATGCATTTGAAGCGCATGTTGATTATGCATTTGATGATCGGAGAGGTTTTCTAACCAGTTGTCCAACGAATGTCGGCACAGGTATGAGAGCTTCGGTGATGATGCATTTGCCCGCATTAGTCATGACTCATCAAATCAATCGTATATTGTCTGCTGTTTCACAGGTAGGTCTTACAGTTCGCGGCATTTACGGTGAAGGCAGCGAAGCGGTCGGAAATTTGTTTCAGGTGTCTAATCAGATTACACTGGGACAAACCGAAGCGGAGATTATTGAGAATCTACATGGCGTGGTGCTACAAATTATTGAGCACGAGCGTTCTGCCAGAGAAAGGCTAATGAATGAATCTATGCTGCGAATTACAGATCGGGTGATGCGTTCATTCGGTATTTTGTCGTATGCAGCAGTATTGGATTCCAAGGAGGCTGCACAGCGGCTGTCTGATGTACGTCTTGGCGTAGATTTGGGAATTTTGGAGCGTCCTTCCACCGCAGCGATGAATGAGCTGAATGTGATGACACAACCCGGGTTCCTGCAAAAAAGCTTTGGGGATAAAATGAATACCGAAGAGCGCGATATGTACCGGGCGAAGCTGATCCGGCAAAAATTAGGCACAACCCTTTAA
- a CDS encoding UvrB/UvrC motif-containing protein, whose translation MLCQECNMRPATLHFTKIVNGEKTEFHICETCAKEKGEMIPGTPNGFSIHSLLSGMLDFDSSTKSQSPGHSGPQNLQCKDCGMTYAQFSKLGRFGCPSCYQYFDNRLDPLFKRVHGSTNHVGKVPVRTGGRLKVKRQIDDLKKEMQQHIVQEEFESAAELRDQIRELEKEMTEE comes from the coding sequence ATGCTGTGCCAAGAATGTAATATGCGGCCGGCAACTTTGCATTTCACCAAAATTGTGAATGGCGAAAAGACAGAGTTTCATATTTGTGAGACGTGTGCGAAGGAAAAAGGGGAGATGATCCCTGGAACACCTAACGGCTTTTCAATTCATAGCTTGCTGTCGGGGATGTTGGATTTTGACTCCAGTACAAAGAGCCAGTCTCCAGGCCACAGTGGTCCGCAGAACCTGCAATGCAAGGATTGTGGCATGACCTATGCACAGTTTAGTAAGCTGGGACGTTTCGGATGCCCGTCGTGCTATCAATATTTTGATAATCGTCTGGACCCTCTGTTCAAGCGTGTGCATGGCAGTACGAATCATGTTGGTAAAGTTCCGGTTCGCACTGGTGGCCGACTGAAGGTTAAACGGCAAATTGACGATTTGAAAAAAGAGATGCAACAGCACATTGTACAGGAAGAGTTTGAATCAGCTGCTGAGCTTAGGGATCAAATCAGAGAGCTTGAAAAAGAAATGACTGAAGAGTAA
- a CDS encoding CtsR family transcriptional regulator: MRNVSDIIEQYLKSILLESPQGLVEIQRNDLADRFSCVPSQINYVISTRFTLEKGYVVESKRGGGGYIRIQRIQLPAQHAIHTHLHQSIGEEISQSAAEGLIYQLEEAHFLSKREANLMKAALSRDTLLLKLPYRDQLRARLLKAMLISLLATK; encoded by the coding sequence ATGCGCAATGTTTCCGATATTATTGAACAATATTTGAAGAGTATATTGCTGGAAAGTCCCCAAGGTTTGGTGGAGATTCAGCGCAATGATCTGGCTGACCGCTTTTCCTGCGTTCCGTCGCAAATTAATTATGTAATTAGCACCCGGTTTACGCTGGAAAAAGGCTATGTGGTGGAAAGTAAACGCGGTGGTGGGGGCTACATTCGTATTCAGCGAATTCAGCTACCCGCACAGCATGCCATCCATACACATCTTCATCAGAGCATCGGGGAGGAAATTAGCCAATCAGCAGCAGAAGGACTGATTTATCAGTTAGAGGAAGCCCATTTTTTAAGCAAAAGGGAAGCTAATCTAATGAAGGCTGCTTTATCGAGAGATACATTATTACTGAAGCTTCCCTATCGTGATCAACTGCGAGCAAGATTGCTTAAGGCTATGCTGATCTCGTTGCTGGCGACCAAATAG
- a CDS encoding GNAT family N-acetyltransferase: protein MEIRQLQREEFEAAIELSQYAFQFTMSLEDLEKAKKKFKPEQTWGIFDGHDLNAKLTLLPLQVYINGQVFDMGGIAGVATWPEKRRGGMVSRLLTHALEEMKSAGQSLSFLHPFSFAFYRKFGWETYTEYKKYVIPIDKFPAKLKTEGTVKRDIKDISELDQVYQAYASRYNGTLVRDKEWWQERILSENYRTAVYYSETGDPQGYALYKIEDKQLNCDELVYENETARRALWTYFANHDSMITQGKFIYVPADDNLPFLLDDPRIQQETVPYFMGRIVDAAAFVERFPFEQIGEETSLTLNLTDRYAPWNEGVWRLTITTKGQGCLERVNKSISSKNAIVVDLKLGIQSLTTLMLGYQQVDDLCKWGRIEGSSEYVSALKRVIPVNQTFLLDFF from the coding sequence ATGGAGATCAGACAATTACAGCGTGAGGAATTTGAAGCGGCTATTGAATTATCTCAATATGCTTTTCAGTTTACAATGTCCCTAGAGGATCTGGAAAAGGCCAAGAAGAAATTCAAACCAGAACAAACATGGGGAATATTCGACGGACATGACTTAAATGCTAAACTGACTTTGTTACCGCTTCAGGTATACATAAATGGTCAGGTTTTTGATATGGGGGGCATTGCTGGTGTGGCGACGTGGCCAGAAAAGCGTCGCGGAGGCATGGTATCACGTTTATTGACGCATGCACTTGAAGAGATGAAGTCTGCGGGACAAAGTCTTTCTTTTTTGCATCCATTCTCCTTTGCCTTCTACCGTAAATTTGGATGGGAAACGTATACAGAGTACAAAAAATACGTCATTCCCATTGATAAATTCCCTGCAAAACTTAAAACAGAAGGTACAGTCAAACGCGATATCAAGGATATTTCAGAACTGGACCAAGTGTATCAAGCGTATGCATCTCGTTATAATGGCACGCTGGTACGAGATAAGGAATGGTGGCAAGAGCGGATTTTAAGTGAGAACTATCGAACTGCGGTATATTACTCAGAAACAGGCGATCCGCAAGGATATGCACTATACAAAATTGAAGATAAACAGTTGAATTGTGATGAGTTGGTATATGAAAATGAGACGGCTCGTCGGGCTTTATGGACTTATTTTGCAAATCATGACTCAATGATAACCCAAGGTAAATTTATTTACGTTCCAGCAGATGACAATTTGCCATTTTTACTTGATGATCCTCGAATTCAACAGGAAACTGTGCCTTATTTTATGGGGCGTATTGTGGATGCAGCTGCTTTTGTAGAAAGATTCCCTTTTGAGCAGATTGGAGAGGAAACAAGTTTAACCTTAAATCTGACTGATCGGTATGCTCCATGGAATGAAGGAGTATGGAGATTAACGATTACGACGAAAGGGCAAGGGTGTCTGGAGAGAGTGAACAAAAGCATTTCATCTAAAAATGCCATAGTAGTTGACTTGAAACTTGGGATTCAGTCACTGACGACTCTGATGCTTGGCTACCAGCAGGTTGATGATCTGTGTAAATGGGGGCGTATTGAAGGTAGCAGTGAGTATGTGTCTGCCCTTAAACGCGTAATACCAGTAAATCAAACGTTTTTATTGGATTTTTTCTGA
- a CDS encoding IS1182 family transposase (programmed frameshift) — protein MLRSNCEKQQSYEFVSIEDLVPQDHLLRKVDKYIDFSFIDDKVRPLYCADNGRPAIDPTVLFKMIFLGYFYGIRSERQLEREIQTNLAYRWFLGLGLTDKVPDHTTISWNRRTRFKDTTIFQDIFDEIVLQAISHRMVGGRVLVTDSTHVKANANRHQYTKEQVLQNTKDYMDELNEAVKDDRRNHGKKPLKSREEVNEEKEIKVSKTDPDSGYMIRDGKPEGFFYLDHRTVDMKYNLITDVYVTPGNVHDSVPYLSRLDRQRERFGFQVEAVALDSGYLTTPICRGLQNRKIFAVIAHRRFHPRQGLFPKWKFEYDAKRNAYRCPAQQELPYRTTDRKGYRQYASDPAQCQHCPLLSQCTQSRNHRKVVTRHVWEDSKEWVRSNRLSPSGKKLYRKRKETIERSFADAKELHGFRYCRLRGLPNVREQALMTAAVQNMKKMAIHLDRLEKQG, from the exons ATGCTACGCTCCAACTGCGAAAAACAACAATCCTACGAATTTGTTTCCATCGAAGATCTGGTTCCTCAAGATCACTTGCTCCGCAAAGTAGATAAGTATATCGATTTTTCGTTTATCGATGATAAAGTTCGACCACTGTATTGTGCAGACAACGGGCGTCCTGCCATTGATCCTACCGTATTGTTTAAAATGATCTTTCTCGGTTATTTCTATGGCATTCGCTCAGAACGGCAACTCGAGCGAGAAATTCAGACGAACCTAGCTTATCGTTGGTTTCTGGGGTTGGGCTTAACGGATAAAGTTCCGGACCATACGACGATTAGCTGGAATCGTCGCACTCGCTTTAAAGACACCACGATCTTTCAAGATATCTTCGATGAAATTGTGCTGCAGGCGATCTCTCACCGAATGGTGGGTGGGCGTGTTCTCGTCACCGATTCCACACACGTCAAAGCCAATGCTAACAGGCACCAGTACACCAAAGAACAAGTGTTGCAGAATACTAAAGACTATATGGACGAGCTGAACGAAGCGGTGAAGGATGACCGGAGAAACCACGGAAAAAAGCCTT TAAAATCCCGAGAGGAAGTGAACGAAGAAAAAGAAATTAAAGTGAGCAAAACAGACCCGGACAGCGGCTATATGATCCGTGATGGCAAGCCCGAAGGCTTCTTCTATCTGGACCACCGCACGGTGGATATGAAGTACAATCTGATTACGGACGTGTATGTGACACCAGGGAATGTACATGATTCTGTCCCCTATTTGTCCCGTTTGGATCGCCAAAGAGAACGTTTTGGTTTTCAAGTAGAAGCTGTTGCACTAGATTCAGGTTATTTAACAACGCCGATTTGCCGAGGTTTGCAGAACCGAAAGATTTTTGCCGTGATTGCTCACCGAAGATTCCATCCCAGACAAGGACTGTTTCCGAAATGGAAGTTTGAATACGATGCCAAACGCAATGCGTATAGATGCCCAGCCCAACAGGAACTGCCCTACCGAACGACGGACCGTAAGGGATACCGGCAGTATGCCTCTGACCCAGCTCAGTGCCAGCATTGCCCACTGCTAAGTCAGTGTACCCAGTCTCGAAACCACCGCAAAGTGGTGACTCGGCATGTCTGGGAAGACAGCAAAGAGTGGGTACGGAGCAACCGGCTGAGCCCATCTGGTAAAAAGCTGTACCGCAAACGAAAAGAGACGATTGAGCGAAGCTTCGCGGATGCCAAAGAGCTCCATGGGTTTCGCTATTGCCGTTTGCGCGGTCTTCCAAACGTCAGGGAACAAGCCCTTATGACGGCAGCCGTGCAGAACATGAAGAAGATGGCGATCCACCTAGATCGCCTGGAGAAACAGGGGTAA